From a region of the Coprococcus comes ATCC 27758 genome:
- the serS gene encoding serine--tRNA ligase yields the protein MLDIKFLRQNPDVVKENIKKKFQDEKLPLVDEVIELDKRNREIKGEVEALRAEKNKVSKEIGACMAHGEKEKAEELKKKVQENAARMEELSAEEKEVEAKIKKDMMVIPNIIDPSVPIGKDDSQNVEIEKFGEPVVPDFEIPYHTEIMEKFNGIDLESAGKVAGNGFYYLMGDIARLHSAVISYARDFMIDRGFTYCIPPFMIRSNVVTGVMSFAEMDSMMYKIEGEDLYLIGTSEHSMIGKFIDTMLDEAELPKTLTSYSPCFRKEKGAHGIEERGVYRIHQFEKQEMIVVCKPEESKEWYDKLWKNTVDLFRSLDIPVRTLECCSGDLADLKVKSCDVEAWSPRQKKYFEVGSCSNLGDAQARRLGIRVKGSDGNKYFAHTLNNTVVAPPRMLIAFLENNLQADGSVRIPEVLRPYMGGKSEIR from the coding sequence ATGTTAGATATTAAATTTTTAAGACAGAACCCGGATGTTGTAAAAGAAAACATCAAGAAAAAATTCCAGGATGAAAAGCTTCCACTTGTAGATGAAGTAATCGAACTTGACAAGAGAAACCGTGAAATCAAAGGCGAAGTAGAAGCACTCCGTGCTGAGAAAAATAAAGTTTCCAAAGAAATCGGTGCATGCATGGCTCATGGCGAAAAAGAGAAAGCAGAAGAGCTTAAGAAAAAAGTTCAGGAAAACGCTGCCCGTATGGAAGAACTTTCTGCTGAAGAAAAAGAAGTTGAAGCAAAAATCAAAAAAGATATGATGGTTATCCCAAATATCATCGATCCATCTGTACCGATTGGTAAAGACGACAGCCAGAATGTTGAAATTGAAAAATTTGGCGAACCGGTTGTTCCGGACTTTGAAATCCCATACCATACAGAAATTATGGAAAAATTCAACGGAATCGATCTTGAAAGTGCAGGAAAGGTTGCCGGAAATGGTTTCTATTATCTGATGGGAGATATTGCACGTCTTCACTCAGCAGTTATCTCTTATGCACGTGACTTTATGATCGATCGTGGATTCACATACTGTATCCCACCTTTCATGATCAGAAGCAATGTTGTTACAGGCGTTATGAGCTTTGCCGAAATGGATTCTATGATGTACAAAATTGAAGGCGAAGACTTATATCTGATCGGAACAAGCGAGCATTCTATGATCGGTAAATTCATCGATACCATGCTTGATGAAGCTGAACTTCCAAAGACACTGACTTCTTATTCTCCATGCTTCCGTAAAGAAAAAGGAGCTCATGGAATCGAAGAACGTGGTGTATACAGAATCCATCAGTTTGAAAAACAGGAAATGATCGTTGTATGCAAACCAGAAGAAAGCAAAGAATGGTATGATAAATTATGGAAAAACACTGTTGATCTGTTCCGTTCTCTTGATATCCCGGTTCGTACACTGGAATGCTGTTCAGGTGACCTTGCCGACCTTAAAGTAAAATCTTGTGACGTAGAGGCATGGTCTCCAAGACAGAAGAAATACTTTGAAGTAGGAAGCTGTTCTAACCTTGGTGATGCACAGGCAAGACGTCTTGGCATCCGTGTAAAAGGAAGTGACGGAAACAAATATTTCGCACACACACTGAACAACACAGTAGTAGCTCCTCCGAGAATGCTGATCGCATTTCTCGAGAACAATCTTCAGGCAGACGGTTCTGTCCGCATTCCTGAAGTACTTCGTCCATACATGGGCGGTAAGTCTGAAATCAGATAG
- a CDS encoding DUF4446 family protein has translation MESKILKSLGIDPAYIFLFLIMLIILMFLLYINVNMKYNRLKSSYNVFMRGQDGKTLEESFSARFDELDELSNIAHENKADIRILYRALRSSYQKVGIVKYDAFGEMGGKLSFALTMLDNDNNGWILNSMHSRDGCYTYIKEIVRGESYIELSEEEAESLDQAVYQEMYDPDVQDAIKPQ, from the coding sequence ATGGAAAGTAAAATTCTAAAGTCACTTGGAATTGATCCGGCGTATATATTTCTTTTTCTTATCATGCTGATCATATTGATGTTTCTTCTTTATATTAATGTTAATATGAAATACAACCGTCTGAAATCAAGCTATAACGTATTCATGCGCGGACAGGACGGTAAAACGCTCGAAGAAAGTTTCAGTGCAAGATTCGATGAACTCGACGAGCTTTCCAACATTGCCCACGAAAACAAAGCGGACATCCGCATATTGTATCGCGCGTTGCGAAGCAGCTACCAGAAAGTAGGTATTGTAAAATACGATGCTTTCGGTGAAATGGGTGGAAAACTCAGCTTCGCCCTCACAATGCTTGACAATGATAACAATGGATGGATCCTCAATTCCATGCACAGCAGAGATGGCTGTTACACTTATATAAAAGAAATTGTGCGTGGTGAAAGTTACATTGAGCTCTCTGAAGAAGAGGCCGAATCACTAGATCAGGCCGTTTACCAGGAAATGTATGATCCGGATGTACAGGATGCGATCAAACCACAGTAA
- a CDS encoding ParB/RepB/Spo0J family partition protein, with protein sequence MTAKRGGLGKGLDSLIKENKTAKHTAPVKKEVVNAGPIMMKINDVEPNRDQPRKHFEEDALLELADSIKQFGILQPLIVQKRNDYYEIIAGERRWRAAKQAGIKEIPVIIKEYTDQEIVEISLIENIQRENLNPIEEAQAYKRLLNEFRLKQDEVAERVSKSRTAVTNSMRLLKLDERVQQMIIDDMISTGHARALLAIEDKEQQYILANKVFDEKLSVRDTEKLVKELKKPKKEKEKPVIQNAFVYEDLEERIKSIIGSKVHVNHKANGKGKIEIEYYSDNDLERIFELLMSIQEGK encoded by the coding sequence ATGACAGCAAAACGAGGCGGACTTGGAAAAGGTCTGGATAGTTTAATCAAAGAAAATAAAACTGCGAAACATACTGCACCAGTTAAAAAAGAAGTAGTGAATGCTGGACCAATTATGATGAAGATCAATGATGTGGAGCCAAACCGTGACCAGCCGAGAAAACATTTTGAGGAAGATGCTCTCTTGGAACTTGCCGATTCAATCAAACAGTTTGGAATCCTACAACCTCTGATTGTTCAGAAACGGAACGATTACTACGAAATCATCGCCGGCGAGCGTCGCTGGCGTGCAGCAAAGCAGGCCGGTATCAAAGAGATTCCTGTTATCATTAAAGAATACACAGATCAGGAAATCGTTGAGATTTCTCTTATTGAAAATATTCAGCGCGAAAATCTGAATCCAATCGAAGAAGCGCAGGCATACAAACGCTTGCTAAATGAATTCCGTCTGAAGCAGGATGAGGTAGCTGAGCGCGTTTCAAAGAGCAGAACTGCTGTTACAAACTCTATGCGTCTTCTAAAGCTGGACGAGAGAGTACAGCAGATGATCATCGATGACATGATTTCAACCGGACATGCACGTGCTCTTCTTGCAATCGAGGATAAAGAGCAACAATATATTCTTGCCAATAAAGTATTTGATGAAAAGCTCAGTGTCCGGGATACCGAAAAACTTGTCAAAGAACTAAAGAAGCCAAAAAAGGAAAAAGAAAAGCCTGTTATCCAGAATGCATTTGTATATGAAGATCTGGAGGAACGTATAAAGTCAATCATCGGTTCCAAAGTCCATGTCAATCATAAAGCAAATGGAAAAGGTAAAATTGAAATTGAATATTATTCGGACAACGATCTGGAACGTATATTTGAATTGTTAATGTCAATACAGGAAGGAAAATAA
- a CDS encoding DUF3881 family protein — MHKYLNAIGFHDIASEREWYQILLESEKKFSGYDRIALDEHTDLCELRREYGNGIGISSCGFIDENDEEFRRECYFPYFSGSGVSSYADIAVEQKASSPTYIGVCEDVKLGCSIIFHIQNGMEYIKEATLGGLNKSSISITFSGLALSGKILLPVAKDAGAADKRAKDLRNRMMLMSAAKEGNPDAIESLTLDDIDTYAAVSKRIRGEDIYSIVDTHFMPAGLECDQYAILGEILNIDTIENLLTGKKLYVLTVETNELQFDVCVPVEKVIGEPAVGRRLKAQIWLQGHINF, encoded by the coding sequence TTGCATAAATATTTAAACGCTATCGGATTCCACGATATCGCATCTGAACGCGAATGGTATCAGATTCTTCTTGAATCCGAAAAGAAATTTTCCGGATATGACCGTATTGCCCTGGACGAGCACACAGATCTCTGTGAGCTTCGCAGGGAATACGGCAACGGGATTGGCATTTCTTCCTGCGGCTTTATCGATGAAAATGATGAAGAGTTCCGCAGAGAATGCTATTTCCCATATTTTTCAGGCAGTGGAGTCAGCTCTTATGCTGATATTGCAGTAGAACAGAAAGCATCCTCACCGACCTATATTGGTGTCTGCGAAGATGTAAAGCTCGGCTGCAGTATCATTTTCCATATCCAGAACGGAATGGAATACATAAAAGAAGCCACTCTCGGTGGTCTGAACAAAAGTTCAATCTCTATAACCTTTTCTGGGCTTGCCTTAAGTGGGAAAATTTTGCTTCCGGTCGCAAAGGATGCAGGTGCTGCGGACAAGAGAGCGAAAGATCTCCGCAACCGGATGATGCTTATGAGCGCAGCAAAGGAAGGGAATCCCGATGCCATTGAAAGCCTTACGCTTGACGACATCGACACCTATGCCGCAGTATCAAAAAGAATTCGCGGGGAAGATATTTACAGTATTGTCGATACGCATTTTATGCCAGCTGGTCTTGAATGTGACCAGTATGCGATCCTTGGTGAGATTCTGAATATCGATACCATCGAAAATCTTCTTACCGGGAAAAAACTTTATGTTCTTACAGTTGAAACCAATGAGCTTCAATTTGATGTATGCGTACCGGTTGAAAAGGTGATTGGCGAACCGGCAGTTGGAAGACGGCTGAAGGCACAGATCTGGCTGCAGGGGCATATTAATTTTTAG
- a CDS encoding ParA family protein, with the protein MGRIIAVANQKGGVGKTTTAINLSSCLSAKGQKVLAIDMDPQGNMSSGLGIDKDNVAYTVYDLLIGEATMDQVLCKEAIENLDVIPANIDLSGAEIELLDTENKEYILRDEVLKIRSNYDYVIIDCPPSLSMLTINSMTTADTVLVPIQCEYYALEGLSQLIKTIELVKERLNENLEMEGVVFTMYDARTNLSLQVVENVKDNLDQTIYKTIIPRNIRLAEAPSHGLPINLYDPRSTGAESYMLLADEVIHKGEE; encoded by the coding sequence ATGGGACGAATAATTGCCGTTGCCAACCAAAAGGGTGGCGTTGGAAAAACTACAACAGCGATCAATTTATCCTCGTGTTTATCGGCAAAAGGGCAGAAAGTTCTCGCAATCGACATGGATCCACAGGGAAATATGTCCAGCGGTCTTGGTATAGATAAGGATAATGTTGCCTATACTGTATATGATCTTTTAATCGGCGAAGCCACTATGGATCAGGTGTTATGCAAAGAAGCAATTGAAAATCTCGACGTAATTCCCGCAAACATTGATCTGTCTGGTGCCGAAATAGAGTTGCTCGATACTGAGAACAAAGAATACATATTAAGAGATGAGGTGCTTAAGATAAGAAGTAATTACGATTACGTCATTATCGACTGCCCACCTTCACTTAGTATGCTGACAATCAATTCAATGACTACCGCCGATACCGTATTGGTTCCAATTCAGTGTGAATACTATGCACTTGAAGGATTGAGCCAGCTGATTAAAACAATCGAACTTGTAAAAGAAAGATTGAACGAAAACCTTGAAATGGAAGGCGTTGTATTTACCATGTATGATGCCAGAACCAATCTTTCTCTTCAAGTTGTTGAAAATGTAAAAGATAATCTTGATCAGACAATTTACAAAACTATCATTCCACGTAATATACGACTTGCAGAAGCCCCAAGTCATGGCTTACCAATCAACTTATATGATCCTCGTTCAACAGGAGCTGAAAGTTATATGTTATTAGCAGATGAAGTAATTCATAAAGGAGAAGAGTAA